The genomic stretch GCGGATCAGCCGGACTTCTACAACCTCGTCTGCGAGCTGCGCACGGAGCTTTCCGCCGAGGCGCTGCTGGACGCGGCGCAGGGGATCGAGCGGGAGATGGGGCGCGTGCGGACGTTCCGGAACGCGCCGCGGCCCATCGACATCGACCTGCTGGCGTACGGGGACGCGGTGGCGGAGACGCCGCGGCTGGTGCTGCCGCACCCGGGGATCGCGAGCCGCGGCTTCGTGCTGCACCCGCTGGCCGAGGTGGCGCCGGAGTGGCGGCACCCCGTGCTGGGGCGCACGGCTCGGGAGTTGCTATCCGCGGCGGAACACCTGGAGCGGGCCGAGCGCTGGGGGCCGCTTCTCGGCGGCTGACGGGCTCGCTTGCCGCTCCCCGGCGGCCCGGCTATATCTTCGCCGGCGCCCCGCGCCGCCCGCACGCCAACTCTCCCGCGCCCCGGCCGGATGCCCCGACCCGAAGACTTCACCCTGGGGGTGGAGGAAGAGTACCAGCTGGTGGACGCCGCCACGGGCGAGCTGCGCAGCCGCGCCCGCTACGTGATCGCGGCGGACTGGGCCGACGAGATCAAGCCGGAGATGCAGGAGCACACGGTGGAGGTGGAGACGGGCGTGTGCCGCGGCTCCAACTGCGTGCGCGACGACCTGGCCCGCCTGCGCTTCACCGCGGCGGTGGCGGCGGAGTCCGAGGGGCTGCGCGTGGTGGCCGCGGGCACGCACCCGTTCAGCGCGGCGAGCGGCCACTCCTTCACCGACGCGCCGGTGTACCGCCGCATCCGCGACGAGTACCGCCAGCTGGCGGAGTCGCAGAGCATCTTCGGGATGCACGTGCACGTGGGGGTGCCGGCGGGGGTGGACCGCGTGCGGGTGATGAACGTGGCGCGGCTGTACCTTCCGTTCGTGCTGGCGCTCACGGCCAGCTCGCCCTTCTTCACGGGCGAGGACACGGGCTATGCGTCGTTCCGCTCGCTGCTGTGGCGGCGCTGGCCGCGCACGGGCGCGCCGCCCCGGTTCGAGGACGAGGCGGAGATGGCGGAGATGGTCCGCTGGCTGATGGCGACGGAGCGGATCGACGCGCCGGGCCGCATCTACTGGGAGATGCGCCCGCACCACGTGTACCCAACCATCGAGTGGCGCGCGGCCGACGTGACGCCGCGCCTGGACGACGCCATCGCCGCCGCGGCGCTGGCCCGCGCCGTGGTCGCGGGCGTGGTGGAGGGGCTGCTCGCGGAGCCGCCGCTGCCCGCGAACCTGCTGTCCACCCTGCTGGCCGAGAACTCCTGGCGGGTGAGCCGCGATGCGACCGCCGCGCTGCTGGTGGACCTGGACCGCGCGGAGCCGGCCACCATCACGGCGAGTGACGCGCTGCTGCGGCTGTCCGAGCGGCTGGAGCCGGTGGCGGCGGCGCTGGGAGATGCGGGCGCGCTGGCCGCGATCCCGGAGCTGCTGGAGCGGGGCGGGGCCGCGGCGCGCATCCGCGCGCGGGCGGCGGAGCTGGACGGAGACCTTGCGGCACTGACCCTTTGGATGGCAGACGAGACGGTCCTGGGAGCGGGCCTGGACCGCCGCGGCGAACAGCGCATGGAGGAGGACGGATGACGGCACCGCACCGCATTGCCGTGCAGCTGGCCGAAGCACCGGCGGCGGGTTACGAGATCCTGGTGGGGAGCGGCCTCTTCGCGGCGCTGCCTTCCATCCTGTCGCGCTTCTGCCCGGCGCACCGGTACGCGGTGATCACCGACGACCGCGTGGCCGAGCTGTACGCGCTCAAGCTGTCGCGCAGCCTGCACGGGGCGGGGCACCGCGTGGACGTGTTCGCCTTCTCGGCCGGCGAGGCGAACAAGACGCGCGAGACGTGGGCGGTGGTGACCGACGCCATGCTGGAGGCCGAGCTGGGCCGCGACACGGCGCTCATCGCCTTCGGCGGCGGGGTGCCGGGCGACCTGGGCGGCTTCGTGGCGGCCACGTACATGCGCGGCCTGCCGCTGGTGCAGGTGCCCACCACGCTCATGGCGATGATCGACTCGTCCGTCGGCGGCAAGACGGGGGTGGACACGGCCATGGGCAAGAACCTCGTGGGCGCCTTCCACCAGCCGCGCGCGGTGGTCGTGGACCCGGACCTGCTGCAGACGCTGCCCGACGCGCACCTTCGGGCCGGGCTGGCAGAGGCGGTGAAGCACGGCGCAATCGCGGACGAGGAGTACCTGGACTGGATCGAAACCAGTGCCGACGAGCTGCTGGCGGGAGATGCGGACGCGCTCACGCGTCTCATCGTCCGCTCGGTGGAGATCAAGGCCGAGGTCGTCTCGGGCGACGAGCGCGAGGAGGGGCGGCGCAAGCTGCTCAACTTCGGCCACACCATCGGGCACGCGGTGGAGTCGCTGTCGGGCTACGCGGTGCTGCACGGCGAGGCGGTGGCGATCGGGATGGTCGAGGAGGCGCGCATCGGCGAGCGCTGCGGGGTCACGGCGCCGGGCACTTCCGGGCGCCTGCGCAAGGTTCTGGCGCGGCTGGGGCTTCCCACCGCGATGCCCATCGAGCTGACGGCGGCAGACGTGGTTCAGTGGACGCGCTCGGACAAGAAGGCGCGCAACGGCCGCGTGGAGTACGCGCTGATCGCGGGCGCGGGCATGCCGTTCTCGCGCGACGGGCGCTGGGGCGTGCCCGTCGCGGACGAGACAGTGGTGGAGGTTCTGGCAGGAGGCACCGGCAACCGCGCCTGAGCTTTCAGCGGGCGATGGACGGCGGGTGACGGCAGATGGATGG from Longimicrobiaceae bacterium encodes the following:
- the folK gene encoding 2-amino-4-hydroxy-6-hydroxymethyldihydropteridine diphosphokinase; amino-acid sequence: MPDTVSVLVGLGANVGWPVEQLARAVRELGAVGEVRAVSSIYRTEPVGYADQPDFYNLVCELRTELSAEALLDAAQGIEREMGRVRTFRNAPRPIDIDLLAYGDAVAETPRLVLPHPGIASRGFVLHPLAEVAPEWRHPVLGRTARELLSAAEHLERAERWGPLLGG
- a CDS encoding YbdK family carboxylate-amine ligase — its product is MPRPEDFTLGVEEEYQLVDAATGELRSRARYVIAADWADEIKPEMQEHTVEVETGVCRGSNCVRDDLARLRFTAAVAAESEGLRVVAAGTHPFSAASGHSFTDAPVYRRIRDEYRQLAESQSIFGMHVHVGVPAGVDRVRVMNVARLYLPFVLALTASSPFFTGEDTGYASFRSLLWRRWPRTGAPPRFEDEAEMAEMVRWLMATERIDAPGRIYWEMRPHHVYPTIEWRAADVTPRLDDAIAAAALARAVVAGVVEGLLAEPPLPANLLSTLLAENSWRVSRDATAALLVDLDRAEPATITASDALLRLSERLEPVAAALGDAGALAAIPELLERGGAAARIRARAAELDGDLAALTLWMADETVLGAGLDRRGEQRMEEDG
- the aroB gene encoding 3-dehydroquinate synthase, whose translation is MTAPHRIAVQLAEAPAAGYEILVGSGLFAALPSILSRFCPAHRYAVITDDRVAELYALKLSRSLHGAGHRVDVFAFSAGEANKTRETWAVVTDAMLEAELGRDTALIAFGGGVPGDLGGFVAATYMRGLPLVQVPTTLMAMIDSSVGGKTGVDTAMGKNLVGAFHQPRAVVVDPDLLQTLPDAHLRAGLAEAVKHGAIADEEYLDWIETSADELLAGDADALTRLIVRSVEIKAEVVSGDEREEGRRKLLNFGHTIGHAVESLSGYAVLHGEAVAIGMVEEARIGERCGVTAPGTSGRLRKVLARLGLPTAMPIELTAADVVQWTRSDKKARNGRVEYALIAGAGMPFSRDGRWGVPVADETVVEVLAGGTGNRA